Part of the Sulfuricella denitrificans skB26 genome is shown below.
TTCGGTCGAGGGTGACAGCTCATCAAAAGCGGGAGCCTTGCGATGAATTGCCCAGCTATGTTCATTACCAATCGGGCCCAACTCGTCGATCGGGTTACCCAATACGTCCATGATACGGCCCAAGGTCTTGGTACCCACCGGTACGGAAATAGGCGCACCGGTATTGGATACTTCCATACCGCGACGTAAACCGTCCGTTGTGCCCATTGCAATAGTTCTCACCACGCCATCGCCCAGTTGCTGCTGCACTTCCAGTGTCAGGCCCACATCAGGCAGCTTCAGCGCATCGTAAACTTTGGGCAGAGATTCGCGCGGGAACTCTACGTCAACCACCGCACCGATAATCTGCACTATTTTACCTTGGCTCATCATCACTTCCTTAATAAATACAATTCATTCGATTAAACCGCTGCGGCACCCGCGACGATCTCGGATAGTTCCTTGGTGATGGCTGCCTGACGGGTTTTGTTGTAAATCAGCTTGAGTTCGTCAATCACGTTCCCGGCATTATCCGAGGCCGCCTTCATCGCCACCATCCGTGAACTTTGCTCGGAGGCAATATTTTCAGCCACTGACTGATAAATCAGGGTCTCGATATACCGCACCAGCAGATCGTCAATGACCTGCTTAGCATCTGGCTCATAAATATAATCCCAATGGCCGCTTGCGCTTCCCAACGCTTCACCACTAATGGGCAGAAGCTGCTCCATCACCGGCTCCTGCTTCATGGTATTGACGAAGCGGGTGAAACAGATATGCAACGCGTCGATGCGGCCATCATTATAGGCATCCAGCATCAACTTAACCGGCCCGATCAGCTTTTCCATGTGCGGCGTATCGCCCAGATGCGTCGCCTGTGAAAGCACGCTAGCTCCGATGCGCTGCATGAAACCTAGTGCTTTGTTGCCTATAGCGCAAACCTCAACGCCATGCTTGCCGCTTTCCCATTCCTTCATCCTAGCCAGGGTCATGCGCAGGACGTTGGTGTTCAGGCCACCGCACAACCCCTTGTCCGAGGTAACCACGATCACCCCGATGCGGCTCGGGTTCTCGCGCTTTACCAGAAAAGGATGTTTGTATTCCGGATTGGCATGGCTCAGGTGTGCCGCTACATTACGAATTTTCTCCGCATAGGGCCTGGCCGCACGCATCCGATCCTGCGCTTTGCGCATTTTGGAGGCCGCAACCATTTCCATGGCTCGGGTTATCTTCTGGGTATTCTGGACGCTCTTGATCTTGGTCCGAATTTCTTTACCGCCAGCCATCAGTCAACTCCGCTGTGAATTCGTCTGCGCTCAATCAATAAACGGCGCTGGCTTTGAAATCATCGATCGCCGCGCTCAACGCTTTTTCTGCTTCAGCGTCCATTTCCTTGGTTTCTTCGATCTTGTCTCGCAACGCGCTGTACTTGCTCTTGATGAAAGCGTGCAAAGCAGCCTCGAAGGCCAGCGCTTTTTTCACGTCAACATCGTCAAGATAACCCTTGTTCACGGCAAACAAGGTTAGCGCCGTGTCCGCTACGGTCATCGGAGCGAACTGGGCCTGCTTCATAAGCTCGGTAACCATTTTGCCGCGTTCCAGCTGCTTGCGGGTTGCCTCGTCAAGGTCGGACGCAAACTGCGCGAACGCTGCCAGCTCGCGGTACTGCGCCAGCGCCATACGAATACCGCCGCCCAGCTTCTTGATCACCTTGGTCTGCGCCGCTCCACCGACGCGGGACACGGAAAGACCGGCATTGATTGCGGGACGAATCCCGGCGTTGAACAAGTCGGTTTCCAGAAAGATCTGACCGTCGGTAATCGAAATCACGTTGGTCGGAACGAACGCCGAAACGTCGCCGGCCTGGGTTTCGATAATCGGCAGCGCGGTGAGCGAGCCTGTCTTGCCTTTTACCCCGGAACGCTTTTCCACGTCTTCCGCGTTGATGCGCGCAGCGCGCTCGAGCAGACGGGAGTGCAAGTAGAACACATCACCCGGGTAAGCCTCGCGACCAGGCGGACGCCGCAGCAACAGGGAAATCTGGCGGTAGGCCCAAGCCTGCTTGGTGAGGTCGTCATAAATGATCAGGGCGTCCTGACCACGGTCGCGGAAATATTCGCCCATCGAGCAACCCGAATAGGGTGCGATGTACTGCATTGCCGCCGAGTCAGAGGCGGTTGCGGCCACTACAATAGTGTGGCCCATGGCGCCGTGCTCTTCCAACTTGCGCACCACGTTGATAATGCTCGACGCTTTCTGACCGATAGCCACGTAGATGCAGATTACCCCGGTGCCCTTCTGATTAATGATGGCATCCACGGCCACGGCGGTTTTGCCGGTTTGCCGGTCGCCAATAATTAGTTCTCGCTGACCGCGGCCGATCGGCACCATGGCGTCAATTGACTTGAGGCCGGTTTGTACTGGTTGAGACACGGACTGGCGAGCAATAACACCGGGAGCAATTTTTTCGATCGGGGATTTTTCGGTGGTGTTGATCGGCCCTTTGCCGTCAATCGGCTGACCCAACGAGTTCACCACGCGTCCCATCAGTGCTTCACCGACCGGCACCTCCAGAATGCGGCCGGTACACTTGACGGTGTCGCCTTCAGTAATGTGCTCGTATTCGCCCAACACCACGGCGCCAACCGAGTCTCGCTCAAGATTGAGTGCAAGGCCGAAGGTGTTACCGGGAAATTCCAGCATCTCACCCTGCATTGCGTCACTCAGGCCATGAACTCGGACGATACCGTCGGTAACCGACACTACCGTGCCCTGATTCCGCGCCTCGGCCGTGGTGGCCAGGTTTTCGATTTTGCTCTTGATCAGCTCACTGATCTCTGAAGGATTCAACTGCATGATCTCTCCTAACTTTTGAGCGTAAACGCCATGTTTTGTAATTGGCCGCGCACCGATGCGTCAATCACGACGTCGCCCGCTACGATTCTGACACCGCCGATCAGTCCGGGGTCCAGGGTTACGGTCGCCTCAACTTTGCGCTTGTATTTGGTTTCCAAGCGACGCACTAAATCTTCTTTCTCTGCGTCACTCAGGGGATAGGCACTGAAAATCTCGGTGTCCATGACGCCGCCGTGCAGTGCCCGTAGCAGCTCGAACTGCTCGCGGATGACCGGCAACAAGGTCAGCCGGCCATTCTCCAGCAGCAGCTTTACCATGTTTACGCCTTGTGCATCGATACTCTTTTCGCACACGGCAAGAAACGCGTTTCGCTGTTGTTCCGCCGTCAGCCGGGGGTTGCCGATCACCGCCTGCATCTGCGGGTCGTTAACAACCGTTGAAGCAAACTCCAGCATCTGCGACCACTTATCGAGTGCGTCACCCTGCTCGGCGATGCGGTAAACCGCTTCGGCATAGGGTCTGGCTATGGTAGTGACTTCTGCCATGATGTCTCTATAGCTCGCTCTTGATCGATGTCAGGAGTTCGGCGTGCACCTTGGCATCTATTTCTCGACGAAGGATTTTCTCCGCGCCGGCGATCGCCAGATCGGCCACCTGCTGGCGCAAACTTTCCTTGGCCCGATGGACTTCCTGCTCTATTTCAGCTTTAGCCCCAGCAACGAGACGGTCGCCTTCATCCTTGGCGTGCCCTTTGGCCTCATCGATGATTTGAGCTGCGCGCTTCTCAGCCTGGGCGATCACATCAGCCGCTTTCTGCTTGGCTTCATGCATGCCCTCAGTAGCACGACGGGAGGCCAACTCCAGCTCGTGCTTTCCGCGCTCACCGGCGGCCAATCCATCGGCGATGACCTGCTTGCGCGCGGTCAACACCTGCATGATGGGCGGCCAGACAAACCTCATGCAGAACCAGACGAACATGATAAACATGATCGTTTGCCCGAGAAGGGTTGCATTGATATTCATGCAGGAACCTTTCTTGTATTAAGAATGACTATCAGCCTTAGCCTGCAACCGCAAACAGGACGTACATGGCGATACCAACCGCGATCATCGGCACTGCATCAACCAGACCCATGACCACGAAGAACTGGGTACGTAGCATCGGAATCAATTCAGGCTGACGAGCCGCACCTTCAAGGAAGCGCCCGCCCAGAATACCGATACCGACAGCCGCACCCAGTGCGCCCAGACCCATCATGATCGCGCCAGCGATGAAAAGCAGTGCATGTTCCATTGTGTATCTCCTGGTTAATTTAAAAAATAAGGGGTTGAATAACTTTAATGATGTTCCTGATGGGCCATATCCAGGTAAACCACGGTTAATGTCATGAAAATAAACGCTTGTAGCGTCACAATCAGAATGTGGAAAATCGCCCACCCCAGTGAAAGTACAATCTGCGAACCGAACAGCAGCGTGCTACCAAAAGAGACGCTTGCCCACGAGGCGCCCATGAGAGCGATCAGGATGAAGATCATTTCGCCAGCGTACATATTGCCAAATAGCCGCAGGGCCAACGAAATCGGCTTGGCAATCAGGTTCACGCCCTCCAGGAAGATGTTGGCTGGCATACCGAATTTACCGAAGGGTTGTAGCGTTAATTCGCCGACAAATCCGCCCAGGCCTTTCATCTTGATGCTGTAATACACCACCAGCACAAACACCCCGATAGACATGCCGAATGTGGCATTGGGATCGGTCGTGGGAACAACTTTCAGAAATGGAATACCGGCCGCATGGGCGATTAAGGGCAGATAATCTATAGGCACAAGATCCATCAGATTCATTAACAGTATCCAGGCGAAAATCGTCAGGGCGAGCGGTGCTACCATGTCATTTCTGGCAGTAAACGAACCGCGCACACTGGTATCAATGAATTCAATGATCCACTCGACGAAATTCTGTAGCCCACTAGGTACGCCCGCCGAGGCTTTTTGAGCCGCACGCGTAAAAAAGAACAGAAACAGTACGCCAAGGGCAAAGGAAAAGAACATGGTGTCCAGATTAATGGCCCAGAAACCCATTTCCTTAGCCTGCTCTGCACTTCGCGCAATACCCAAGGAACCATCTGACAACTGGCCAAAAGTCAGATTCTGCAAATGGTGTCTGATATATTCTGAGGATGTGAGTGTTTCTGCAGACATTTATTGTTTCTCTATTCCACTGAATATTGTCGAAAATACCAAGGTCAACTGCCCCAAAACAAAACCG
Proteins encoded:
- the atpB gene encoding F0F1 ATP synthase subunit A, which produces MSAETLTSSEYIRHHLQNLTFGQLSDGSLGIARSAEQAKEMGFWAINLDTMFFSFALGVLFLFFFTRAAQKASAGVPSGLQNFVEWIIEFIDTSVRGSFTARNDMVAPLALTIFAWILLMNLMDLVPIDYLPLIAHAAGIPFLKVVPTTDPNATFGMSIGVFVLVVYYSIKMKGLGGFVGELTLQPFGKFGMPANIFLEGVNLIAKPISLALRLFGNMYAGEMIFILIALMGASWASVSFGSTLLFGSQIVLSLGWAIFHILIVTLQAFIFMTLTVVYLDMAHQEHH
- a CDS encoding F0F1 ATP synthase subunit delta, with the protein product MAEVTTIARPYAEAVYRIAEQGDALDKWSQMLEFASTVVNDPQMQAVIGNPRLTAEQQRNAFLAVCEKSIDAQGVNMVKLLLENGRLTLLPVIREQFELLRALHGGVMDTEIFSAYPLSDAEKEDLVRRLETKYKRKVEATVTLDPGLIGGVRIVAGDVVIDASVRGQLQNMAFTLKS
- a CDS encoding F0F1 ATP synthase subunit B, giving the protein MNINATLLGQTIMFIMFVWFCMRFVWPPIMQVLTARKQVIADGLAAGERGKHELELASRRATEGMHEAKQKAADVIAQAEKRAAQIIDEAKGHAKDEGDRLVAGAKAEIEQEVHRAKESLRQQVADLAIAGAEKILRREIDAKVHAELLTSIKSEL
- the atpG gene encoding F0F1 ATP synthase subunit gamma, giving the protein MAGGKEIRTKIKSVQNTQKITRAMEMVAASKMRKAQDRMRAARPYAEKIRNVAAHLSHANPEYKHPFLVKRENPSRIGVIVVTSDKGLCGGLNTNVLRMTLARMKEWESGKHGVEVCAIGNKALGFMQRIGASVLSQATHLGDTPHMEKLIGPVKLMLDAYNDGRIDALHICFTRFVNTMKQEPVMEQLLPISGEALGSASGHWDYIYEPDAKQVIDDLLVRYIETLIYQSVAENIASEQSSRMVAMKAASDNAGNVIDELKLIYNKTRQAAITKELSEIVAGAAAV
- the atpE gene encoding F0F1 ATP synthase subunit C; this translates as MEHALLFIAGAIMMGLGALGAAVGIGILGGRFLEGAARQPELIPMLRTQFFVVMGLVDAVPMIAVGIAMYVLFAVAG
- the atpA gene encoding F0F1 ATP synthase subunit alpha, giving the protein MQLNPSEISELIKSKIENLATTAEARNQGTVVSVTDGIVRVHGLSDAMQGEMLEFPGNTFGLALNLERDSVGAVVLGEYEHITEGDTVKCTGRILEVPVGEALMGRVVNSLGQPIDGKGPINTTEKSPIEKIAPGVIARQSVSQPVQTGLKSIDAMVPIGRGQRELIIGDRQTGKTAVAVDAIINQKGTGVICIYVAIGQKASSIINVVRKLEEHGAMGHTIVVAATASDSAAMQYIAPYSGCSMGEYFRDRGQDALIIYDDLTKQAWAYRQISLLLRRPPGREAYPGDVFYLHSRLLERAARINAEDVEKRSGVKGKTGSLTALPIIETQAGDVSAFVPTNVISITDGQIFLETDLFNAGIRPAINAGLSVSRVGGAAQTKVIKKLGGGIRMALAQYRELAAFAQFASDLDEATRKQLERGKMVTELMKQAQFAPMTVADTALTLFAVNKGYLDDVDVKKALAFEAALHAFIKSKYSALRDKIEETKEMDAEAEKALSAAIDDFKASAVY